A single genomic interval of Arachis duranensis cultivar V14167 chromosome 7, aradu.V14167.gnm2.J7QH, whole genome shotgun sequence harbors:
- the LOC107459068 gene encoding uncharacterized protein LOC107459068, translating into MVGVTLLMRFSLLLLLLAGSLSLLWPSFAAGGRSKFIGNLVADVDHTIQQAMMHQDGPITKRLMDEEEVNTIHERVLRANTRDYGSYNPAPKLSKPRSKRIPN; encoded by the exons ATGGTGGGTGTCACGCTTCTCATGAGATTcagcctcctcctcctcctactTGCTGGATCACTGTCACTTTTATGGCCTTCTTTTGCTGCAG GTGGACGATCAAAGTTTATTGGTAACTTGGTAGCGGATGTGGATCATACAATACAACAAGCGATGATGCATCAA GATGGACCGATAACGAAGCGACTGATggatgaagaagaagtaaacACAATCCACGAAAGGGTTCTAAGGGCTAATACAAGAGATTATGGAAGCTATAACCCAGCCCCAAAACTTTCTAAGCCTCGTTCCAAGCGCATTCCAAACTAA